The following proteins are encoded in a genomic region of Vidua macroura isolate BioBank_ID:100142 chromosome 10, ASM2450914v1, whole genome shotgun sequence:
- the UTS2B gene encoding urotensin-2B, with protein sequence MLLGSGNVEKMWSAQLCLGVLTILTMALCVPSTHGDPFLLQENRVLPEREDTNHENTLLTLLLNKKFAWRRPESIDWELAKKFEELEELEKLKDQLSAEDGSEVAYALESLSASQPKKRACFWKYCI encoded by the exons ATGCTTTTGGGCTCTGGGAACGTGGAGAAGATGTGGTCTGCCCAGCTGTGTCTGGGAGTGCTGACCATCCTGACCATGGCTCTGTGTGTCCCATCAACTCATGGAGACCCTTTTTTACTCCAAG AGAACCGAGTGCTTCCAGAGAGAGAAGACACAAATCATGAGAACACATTGCTGACTCTGCTTCTTAATAAGAAATTCGCATGGCGGAGGCCAGAAAGTATTG ACTGGGAGCTGGCAAAGAAATTTGAAGAGCTTGAAGAG CTGGAGAAGTTGAAGGATCAGCTCTCAGCTGAGGATGGGTCAGAGGTGGCCTATGCCTTGGAAAGTCTCTCAGCATCCCAGCCCAAAAAACGCG CCTGCTTTTGGAAATACTGCATCTGA